A segment of the Epinephelus fuscoguttatus linkage group LG23, E.fuscoguttatus.final_Chr_v1 genome:
CTAAGAGGCATTTTTACCCCCAGAGGGATTTTTCCCAAATATGGCAGCTATATGCAATATATTTCAAGCCTTTTAAGAAAAGATAAGTCTTAAAATCTGTACATCATTGCACCCCCTGTTTTGGCATAGCATGCTGCTTGTCTAATCCAGGGAGCACCTCAAAAGCAACACATTGCATATTGTTGCAATACATTTACAGAACCTAATGACTCTAAAACAGCCCACTGAATGCAGTGACTTGAGGTAGAGGTACAGGAACACCACTTTGTCAAACAAACCACACATAGAGCTGCATGATCACCATTTATGGACTTTTGcattttagaaaagaaaaaagaatatcaTCTGCTGACTTCAGCGCAAATGTAACAGGTAACGAGAGCCTTCATAGAACTGTAATGGAATAAGAAGTACAATATTTGTCTTTCAAATATAGTGAAGTCAAAGTAAAAAGATCCCAAAAAataatactcaagtaaagtgcaGATATTCAAAAACTGTAAGTGCAGTACTTAGGTAAATGCACTGTGTTACTGTCCACCACTGCTTACAACTAAATGTTATTCTACGTCAAGATGATGTTGGCATGAGTTGTTTGGCAGATGTTGGCTTTGGTTAcataacaacacaacttaaaccaacaaaatatcagtgTCATCTGTTGTCAGTATTCTCCATCAAACTGAAATTGGCATTAAACGTCGTCCTAATATTGAATTTTTGTCACCCGACAttacaacctaaattcaaccaaatacaAACATCTACAGTAACTCTGTTGGTGGTCAGCTGGGTACATTTGAACCCGTGTCATAATAATTCTGGCTGCTCTAACTGCAAATCAAGGAGCCCTTATAATGCCAATGAAATTTGTCTTTAAATTAGAAATTAGAAAGCTGTTATTGTCATTGTATTTGCAGGATACAATGAAATTTGGAGTGCCACTCCTTGTTGGTGCATaagagtaaaaaagaaaaaaggacacTTTGCATAcaatattaaaaacattaaccACACTGCCAAAAACACATTGCACATAATATAAAATGGTAGCTATAAAGTGCCATAGCCAATGAATATAAAGTGCCAGAGTCAGCAGATTTCCCAGTCCACAGCAATTATTGCACAAATCCCGGTAGTTATTGCCATGGAGAGCTAGAACTAGGAACTAAAAatagaaagcctttattgtcattgcatagCAATACAACTGAACTAGTTGTGACACTCAAGTGATGCATTCCAACACCaacaaagaatataaaaaacacaagacacagGACATTCAGAGTTCAATAACTCTTAAGTGAATATCAGGCCAACAAAAGAACATTCACTCAATTATATTAAAATTCTTTAGGGAATAGCATCGTAGTACTAACAACATGGGCACATATTATTATCTGAATGACACAAAGTTAAAAGTATTTTGAAAATCTTTAAAGCTTTTGAGAAAACCTTTGGGGCTGGGGCCCCAGGAGCCACCCACCCTCTCCGCCTCTGACAACCgtattgttttgcattttgagTCCTGATTATAGACAGCAGAGTGTGAAACCTGTGTTAGCCgtttcactgagtttcatgggCAGCTAAAGAGACACATTCAGTTATTTGTAGCGGCTCACAGAGACATACTTGACCTGAATTTGACTGTTTtcatcacagtgacattaaAGCTCTCCTGACAATGGCACGTTGGGTGCAGGCTTTCCTGCTTGTCAACATAGCAACATCAGTAGTGAGAGGGAGAGTGGAGAAAGAGCTGTCACCAGAGTGCAGAGAATTCCTCTACATGGGAACACCACCGACTGGGCTGGAGCACCACTCCCTCCAGTTCATTTGTCAGCGTTACAACAAGAGGCCACGCTATGTGACGCTGTACAACATCGTGGACCACATACCTGTGTACTCTGCCTACACTTTCAAACGCTCAGATGGGGAGAAATGCGTGGATGTCCCATGGATGTATGAACCTCAGGTAAAGAAAAATCAAGGATGGAGAATAAGTTGCTAAGAAAGTCTTTTAACTTTACCAGCATGTTATCAGTtctcaaaattttaaaaaaaatatgtagatGTTGTATGATCTTCATCTTTCTCATTTGCACtggatctgtctgtctgcctccacAGCTATCCACAACCTCTGATACTGATGAGATGCAGCCATTCCCAAGTGGTTACATGCACATGAATTTTGAAGACGCCCAAGCTGTTCTGGATGATTACACAAATGCCATCTTTTACGAGCGTGGCACCCTCAACCCGGATGAGCACCAGGATGAACCTGATGACAAGGCCTCCACCTACACCCTCACCAATGTCGTGCCTGTGGTGCCCGACTTCAACAACGGAGTCTGGAACGATCAGGAGCACATCATCCGCAAACGGCTTAACAACTACTGCCGCGGAACAGCGTACATCGTCACAGGCATCACCACCTCGGGGAAGATGATCCGCCGGGAAAACATCAATCGCGTAGCAGTGCCCACATACTTGTGGTCCGCTTATTGCTGCGTTGACTATGATCACAATGCACCTTATAACGAGCGCTATAAGTTCCCATCTTTTGCTTACTATGGCTTGAATGAGGAGGACAACGAGGTGGTGGAAATCAGCGTTCAGAAGCTGAAGGAGTTCCTCAAGAAGACAACCTTTGTAGACCACAACTTTCAGATCTTTGTGGATGACTGTGTCCCACCAGCATCCAGTAAAATTGAATagtaaaatttggccaaaaggCAGCAATGTGCCATTTCGCCTTTACTATCTCATtctgtttcttcctcttcaataaatctttttcacagcagacattttgacttgtcatggtaagaaaagcacaggtgaaacattAACAATGACACTGTTCAAGTGTCCTGGTAAGccgtgacagtgtgacagtgagccagcatgcaagACCTATGCTTATCCTGCTGTCATATGTCAGAATGTCTCCTGTGACAAAGGTCTATTGAAAGAGCTCAACAATGGAGTTTGTAAACACGTAGAGACTGCATTCTTTAGCGATGCTCTTACTGTAATTTGAACACTATATTCGAACACAACTGGATATtgaaaaaatgtaacaaaatcgACCTGCTTGTTCTAATTTGCAGCAATAAACCATTGCAAACTGTAATCAACATGTGTTTGAAGCTTTATTTCGACACATTCAAGAACATTTCTGTGATATAAATATTGCTTATTATCATTTACaaaagtacatttacatgaaaaCTGTAAGCCTACCTCCTCTTTTGTGATTGCTTTTATGCCCTTTGCCTTCTCTTTCTCCTAGTGCACAACATGAAACAATCACATACTACATTACAGCACCAGCATTATAATTGGGAACTAAAATTCACCTTAAGACATTTACCACAGACCCTAATGGTAAAAGGACCTGCACTTTTATAGTGCCTTTCTTGTcgtctgaccactcaaagtgcttttacagtACTTGTCACAattacccattcacacacatttatgaTAGCCAAGGCTACCATATAAGTAGgacattcacacacagctccCAGTGGCTGTGTTCACCATCTTCCCCAAGGGTTCTTCAACATGCGGACTGGAAGAGCCAGAGGTTGAACCACCAATCTCCTTTTTAGTGGATGACCCACTGTACCTCCTGAGTCACAGCTGCCCTACTCTAGATCAAAAGTATTCATACAAAGtgaaatggagaaaatgaaCTTAAAGGGCTGAGGATGGTCTGGAAATTGAGATcctatagttttgttttttactcccCTAAGCCACAGCTGAAACAGATGGCTGCTTGCATTCAAATAAAAAGAACTGTTGTGTGAAActggaggagaaaagaagagatCGATCGATTTGATCTTCTTCTCTAACACTTTTTTTCTAACACATTTCTCCCTGACCTGTATTTTTTACGTTCTCTTTCACTCTCACTCTGTAACCCTCCGTCTCAacacaaaaagtaaaaatgaaaaaattaaactgaatgcaaaatgtaatttctaaAGCTAGTTGTGCACTAGAGTATCAAGTCAGCATCATTTTTCCTCTGCTGTTCACAGTAATAAAATGCTCTCCATGATAGATAACATTCACTGCTTTTAAATGACTGCTACGACACTTGTGGAACTTTGCATATATGGAAAAGATTTTACAATGGGAGACCAGTTTGCTCAAAGTACAGATGACTCAAGAAGGGAAATGATGAGTAGGGTGGCTGTGGCTGTGACAGAGGCTGTACATGCAGTGGTGTGTTACAGGTGAGAAAGACACATACGAGCAGACTTAGAGAGGTCTAAAAGGGCGTAAGATTGACGGAAAGAGAGCTTCCATGATGACACGTACATCAGAGAACTGTGCCTTACCCCTGACAGCTGTCGTCGCCATGCTGACCTGTGTGTTGCTTCAGGGGGCCCAGGCAGGAGTGGTGGGGGACTTCAACCATGTGGAGCGCTGTAAGGACTCTCTGTACATGGGCACTCCACCTCGAGGGTACCTCAGCAACTCTTTTACGAAGATCTGCCAGAGGTATGAGGATAAACCCCGGTACATCACGTTGTATGACCCCCACAAACACATCCCCATCTATTCTGCCTATACATTCAAGAAGTCAGATGGGGAGAAGAAGGTGGACTTCCCATGGATGTTTGAGCCCCAGGTAAGTGTTCTTTCAAGCAAGTCTTTGCAAGTCCTAAAGTTAGTCTGGATTTACTTGAAGTCTGAGTTTCAACCCAAATCCATTGTAGATTGTTTGTGAATATAGATGCAGTATACTAGGggtactcaacttgctttgcctgggggccacttttaaaaacatgacagaAGGCAAGGGACAGGTTGCAGCAGCATTGCATAGGTCAGGTGTACACAGGGacatttctaggatttgaggacatttgggacTTACCTTGGACCTCTGTCAGGGGTTCTGAAGGATCTTCCCCTggcatttctttttaaataaacaagccCTACAGTATGTTGATGCGTTTTTATATTGTCttgcaccttatttacattgaaagtacaaaaaatcccagtgtgaatcatttttatttattgtgaatTACAAAATGGTTGGGTTAGGGTTGAGTATCACTGCATTATACTAGATAAtacttgagtcacaaatttgatgactttagattttacttgacaaaatcaaaaaaggctTTGAACTCTATGCAAAACATGCCTGTTGAAAATTACAGACAGAGATGCAGAAATTTCTAACACACTtgtaacaaacaaataaagatttttaaaagcattcatgatttttggaaattTAAGATGCTGTTTTTGGCTGTACCTTTGGTGaagacttgtttaggactcaaaactcaaagtttaggacttgggacttgacttgggacttgagtgcaaagacttctGTATTGTGCCATATCATAGCTAATATCATAAGACACCTATTTGTACACATTTATcaagaatttaaaaaacacaattgcTTCATATATTCAACCCAGCAAGTGGTGTAGTACGCTTGGGCCACTATGTTACTGTTGCTACTGGCAATAAAGTAAGCCTGAGATAAGCTACTTTATTGGCTATGACTGGCATTTCAATGAGATAGTGCTGCCTTGACCATTTATGCTCTGATACGTAGTTATACAAATTTGTcatttgcaaatgttttttatgaaTGTGGCAAATTGTCTGAATGTGAAAAAGTCTCTGAATGACAAGTAATTGATTATTTTTAGCTTTTCAGAGGTAAGAAACCTGTCAGCTACATGTTCAACAACATTGTGCTTCTCCTTCTCGCTTTCCCTCCATAGCTGGCCTCAGAAAAGAGCAGCAGTAACATGGAGCCCTTCCCCCAATCTTCAAGCATGCATATGAACTTTGAGGACACCCAGGCAGTCCTGGAGGACTACGCTGATGTGGTTCAGTATGAACGTGGCCAGCTAAACCCTGACGAGCATCAGGCAGACCCTCTGGACAAAGCCTCCACCTACAGCTTGACCAATGTGGTACCCCAGTTCAGGGAGTTCAACATTGGTCCCTGGGCAGAACACCAGGACCTCATTCGCAAACGTCTCAACAACTACTGCCGCGGCAAAGCCTTCGTTGTCACTGGGGTCACCACCTCCGGACACACAATCCGTCGCAACAACCTGGACCGGGTGGCTGTACCGGAGTACATGTGGTCGGCCTACTGCTGCACCGAGTTTGACCAAAATGCTCCATACTTTGTGCGCTACAAGTTCCCTGTGTTTGCAGCTTATGGGCTGAACGATCGTGTCAACAACCACATGGTGGAAGTTCCTCTCAAGAACCTGGAGAAGTTTCTCAAAGGGAGGATGGATGTTGATAAGAACTTCCAGATATTCTATAATGACTGTGTGCCAGATAACTGAGATAAAGTGGGTGTGGTCTCTGTTATAATTCAAGTTAAACCTGTGTTAGAAATTTACTTTACCACTGTGAAAAGGTTTGGGGTTCTTGAAGCTAAAAATATACCTGAACTTAAGTTGTTTTGTCAAATCATATACTCTGTAAGCAATAAAATGGGGTATTGATTGGAGCCTGGGTTTTCTTTTTAACAGCTGCAAACAAGCATTTACTTATACTTGACATACTTGTTCTGAACTCTtaacacagcaacacacctACATTAAAAAATTAGGCAAATAGTTGTTTTTATGTACACTATCTCTATCAAAACACGGCAAACCAGACTGAACATCAAACCATTCTTTCAAAACACTGCCACAATTTTTATCCAAGAGGAATATATAGTCAATCATAGCATGACTTTCAAGGTACTCATAGTTAGAAGCATCTCAAAAACTCCATTATTTTCCACGTTTTAGTTCTACCTGCATACATTAGACAATATGAAATCCACTGTTTCATTATACTTTAAACTACTCTACGTTTTTTGGTTTAATGTCAAATTTGTGTATTTTGGCAACTTACTATCCAAAAGTGAATAAGTTATCTTTAATTTTATAGACATATATTTTGGCCTCATTTTAAAGGCTGAAATATAGTAAAGTGATGTTAATTCATCACCTACCAGACttcttatttgttttaacaCTTGATGATTATTAATGAAAAATCTCCTTGTCAAtattttctggaaaaaaaaaaacaccaacaaaaacaaaacaatagtcATCCCTACAACATGTTTGCATCAGAGAGGGTATTTGTTTAGAAATACTGTTATGTTTGATTGTTGTTGATCACTTGTTGATAAGGTCGTGCCAATCGCCAGTATAATCGATGCCTTTGCCAATGTCAAGGCAATATTTAGCTTGTTTTCCCATTAATGTAGGCTATTAAATTATTACAATGAATTTTCCCTGTCATTGTTTCACATTGGCATCCCACGATAAAACTGATACttacagcacagacacaaaccAGGACTGAGAACTCTACAAGGTTGGTGTGTGTGGGGAAAGAGAAGTGGGGAGGAGAAACTGGAACATGGTCTTTTGAACGCAATGTTGATATTGATAACTTACTCGAAATGCTGCTTTGCCACTTTTTGACCCACCTACCTTAACCATAGTCCATGGTACTGAATGGAGCTGAGGAGAGATGGAGATAACACGCCATTCTGGTTCAGTTGTGCGTGCTATCCGTGGGCGTGATAAAATTTTTGCCCcaaattcaattttttctttGCAGCAATCCACAGAATAAGACAGGGAAGTGAAATTTTGGTCAAtgagggagagtgagagagcGCTGCATGACATAAGCAGACAGGAAGACACAATCTGCgtcttttaatgaagctgactcATAATACCCTTTATTGTTTAGAGCAATTATGTATATCATAT
Coding sequences within it:
- the si:dkey-85k7.10 gene encoding endonuclease domain-containing 1 protein — translated: MMTRTSENCALPLTAVVAMLTCVLLQGAQAGVVGDFNHVERCKDSLYMGTPPRGYLSNSFTKICQRYEDKPRYITLYDPHKHIPIYSAYTFKKSDGEKKVDFPWMFEPQLASEKSSSNMEPFPQSSSMHMNFEDTQAVLEDYADVVQYERGQLNPDEHQADPLDKASTYSLTNVVPQFREFNIGPWAEHQDLIRKRLNNYCRGKAFVVTGVTTSGHTIRRNNLDRVAVPEYMWSAYCCTEFDQNAPYFVRYKFPVFAAYGLNDRVNNHMVEVPLKNLEKFLKGRMDVDKNFQIFYNDCVPDN
- the LOC125883882 gene encoding endonuclease domain-containing 1 protein-like, giving the protein MARWVQAFLLVNIATSVVRGRVEKELSPECREFLYMGTPPTGLEHHSLQFICQRYNKRPRYVTLYNIVDHIPVYSAYTFKRSDGEKCVDVPWMYEPQLSTTSDTDEMQPFPSGYMHMNFEDAQAVLDDYTNAIFYERGTLNPDEHQDEPDDKASTYTLTNVVPVVPDFNNGVWNDQEHIIRKRLNNYCRGTAYIVTGITTSGKMIRRENINRVAVPTYLWSAYCCVDYDHNAPYNERYKFPSFAYYGLNEEDNEVVEISVQKLKEFLKKTTFVDHNFQIFVDDCVPPASSKIE